A portion of the Oryzias melastigma strain HK-1 linkage group LG1, ASM292280v2, whole genome shotgun sequence genome contains these proteins:
- the helt gene encoding hairy and enhancer of split-related protein helt isoform X2 — MLAEDSNLKRTPISHKVIEKRRRDRINRCLNELGKTVPMALAKQNSGKLEKAEILEMTVQYLRALHSADFPRGREKGELLAEFANYFHYGYHECMKNLVHYLTTEDRAETKDIKYARILAFLQSKSRVVTEPVFGSVGALVEPSDYLSQLHSSPEHQSHSPSEYQQSPPGAFSWHGSTRSQSISYPTVPLSAHTQQHGGYLSPGLDHHYFNFLGHTHANAFSLHSAQHAM; from the exons ATGTTGGCAGAGGATTCAAACCTGAAG AGAACTCCAATCTCGCACAAAGTGATCGAGAAGAGAAGACGGGACCGCATCAACCGCTGCCTGAACGAGCTTGGAAAAACCGTTCCAATGGCTCTGGCGAAACAG AACTCTGGAAAGCTGGAGAAAGCTGAAATCTTGGAGATGACGGTCCAGTACCTTCGAGCGCTCCACTCAGCAGATTTCCCGCGCGGGAGAGAAAAGG GAGAGCTGTTGGCCGAATTTGCAAACTACTTCCACTACGGATACCACGAGTGCATGAAGAATTTGGTGCATTACCTGACCACAGAGGACAGAGCGGAAACAAAAGACATCAAGTACGCGCGGATTCTTGCGTTTCTACAGTCAAAGTCTCGTGTGGTCACCGAGCCCGTCTTTGGCTCCGTGGGCGCACTTGTGGAACCGTCTGACTATCTGAGCCAACTCCACTCCTCGCCGGAGCACCAAAGCCACAGCCCCTCCGAGTATCAGCAGAGCCCGCCGGGGGCCTTCTCGTGGCACGGCTCCACCCGCAGCCAGAGCATCTCGTACCCAACGGTGCCTCTCTCCGCGCACACGCAGCAGCACGGAGGATACTTGTCACCGGGGCTCGATCATCATTATTTTAACTTCCTGGGCCACACTCACGCGAACGCATTCAGTCTGCACAGCGCGCAGCACGCCATGTGA
- the helt gene encoding hairy and enhancer of split-related protein helt isoform X1 gives MSSLLNLQPDQHTSSIRSTGRIFQSFACNSSMASKMKDRKRTPISHKVIEKRRRDRINRCLNELGKTVPMALAKQNSGKLEKAEILEMTVQYLRALHSADFPRGREKGELLAEFANYFHYGYHECMKNLVHYLTTEDRAETKDIKYARILAFLQSKSRVVTEPVFGSVGALVEPSDYLSQLHSSPEHQSHSPSEYQQSPPGAFSWHGSTRSQSISYPTVPLSAHTQQHGGYLSPGLDHHYFNFLGHTHANAFSLHSAQHAM, from the exons ATGTCCAGTCTGCTCAACCTTCAACCTGACCAACACACCTCATCCATACGTTCAACTGGACggatttttcaaagttttgccTGTAATTCCTCGATGGCATCCAAGATGAAGGACAGGAAG AGAACTCCAATCTCGCACAAAGTGATCGAGAAGAGAAGACGGGACCGCATCAACCGCTGCCTGAACGAGCTTGGAAAAACCGTTCCAATGGCTCTGGCGAAACAG AACTCTGGAAAGCTGGAGAAAGCTGAAATCTTGGAGATGACGGTCCAGTACCTTCGAGCGCTCCACTCAGCAGATTTCCCGCGCGGGAGAGAAAAGG GAGAGCTGTTGGCCGAATTTGCAAACTACTTCCACTACGGATACCACGAGTGCATGAAGAATTTGGTGCATTACCTGACCACAGAGGACAGAGCGGAAACAAAAGACATCAAGTACGCGCGGATTCTTGCGTTTCTACAGTCAAAGTCTCGTGTGGTCACCGAGCCCGTCTTTGGCTCCGTGGGCGCACTTGTGGAACCGTCTGACTATCTGAGCCAACTCCACTCCTCGCCGGAGCACCAAAGCCACAGCCCCTCCGAGTATCAGCAGAGCCCGCCGGGGGCCTTCTCGTGGCACGGCTCCACCCGCAGCCAGAGCATCTCGTACCCAACGGTGCCTCTCTCCGCGCACACGCAGCAGCACGGAGGATACTTGTCACCGGGGCTCGATCATCATTATTTTAACTTCCTGGGCCACACTCACGCGAACGCATTCAGTCTGCACAGCGCGCAGCACGCCATGTGA